The proteins below are encoded in one region of Bifidobacterium catenulatum DSM 16992 = JCM 1194 = LMG 11043:
- a CDS encoding CRISPR-associated helicase/endonuclease Cas3 produces MENEDVMCDGEIELSDRAKSLWGKTNRVDDTEWLPLYVHMADSAAMAVRIWDTWVPYGTKSIISRDLGNDDDLARKLMIFLAGVHDIGKATPVFQAKPISFGPDAESLAWKPEQAGLPMIAGLRDTSHPTHPIAGQVILERYFSLVHKWGERESRQYACVVGGHHGTPPDKSKLESARLGKTESGLDSEVWTTTQNELIEFIAGTVGIGDEEWKLLSKKRFSAQSAVLATGLVIIADWIASNSDADMFPLVRVHPLWDDDEPFGMTERKYDDIQSWSGLQRRAERAWACVQLPHAWKPANIPSSCQDLFSTRFRLPEGAQPRPVQEQAVRVARDTDARGLLIIEAPMGEGKTEAALAAAEILAQRTGRGGICVALPTMATTDAMFSRVHRWLDALPSCDSTDEKTVWLAHGKAKLNDDFQGIIAASRRHFSSVGQDDTDEPYSRKHGEISPETVVSDWIWGRKKGALANFLVCTVDQVLMGALQMKHVVLRQLAMANKVVIVDECHAYDAYMREYLKMALEWLGSTRTPVILLSATLPESQREEMAKAYLKGWRNSKLELPSEAKRGGIQELKRRQLAAKNEKVYVNEPKLVQERGISSVHKVSSAYPVLTYTSDTEIKHMDVKPSGRSMNVRCQIVDDSDEALISLLDRLLEDGGCVGVICDTVGRAQHAAKLLSDYFGSEYVKLTHSRFMDIDRMSNEAELRQLLGPDSTVGNGERPQRMIVVGTQVLEQSLDIDFDTLVTDIAPVDLIMQRLGRVHRHRRGNNECDRPSLLREAACYIRGIAFWNDNGPEFAKGVDAVYDVASLMESLAVLELTGSSAFCTQCLPKDIARTVRNAYGNDVRSLVPTAWNMQYDKGCEERANKQEKKRADAHSYLIQSVAVMNRKRSLVDWFSPQIDETDDDKGQRAVRDTQDTVEVMLLCKHDGEVCLLPWIGDKRNGIERGAVIPVDTVPCDDVAKVAAQCSVRLPVALCAHGRIDSLIAALEEGCGTEAAYWQESPWLAGKLALFLHEDAEKHLSSDELCGYTISYSRGDGLTYTKKEDN; encoded by the coding sequence GTGGAAAACGAGGATGTTATGTGCGATGGAGAAATAGAGCTATCTGACCGTGCAAAATCGCTCTGGGGCAAAACGAATCGAGTGGATGATACTGAATGGTTGCCCCTATATGTGCACATGGCGGATTCGGCTGCGATGGCAGTGAGAATTTGGGATACTTGGGTTCCTTATGGAACGAAATCAATAATATCTCGTGACCTTGGTAATGATGACGATTTGGCAAGAAAACTAATGATTTTCCTTGCCGGCGTGCATGACATCGGCAAGGCGACGCCTGTGTTTCAGGCTAAACCCATTTCATTCGGTCCTGATGCGGAAAGCCTTGCCTGGAAGCCGGAACAAGCAGGGCTTCCTATGATCGCGGGACTTAGGGATACCAGTCATCCCACTCATCCCATTGCCGGGCAGGTCATTCTCGAAAGATATTTTTCACTGGTTCATAAATGGGGTGAAAGAGAGTCGAGACAATACGCTTGCGTTGTGGGAGGCCATCACGGAACTCCGCCGGATAAAAGCAAGCTTGAAAGCGCGAGATTAGGGAAAACGGAATCCGGTCTGGACTCAGAAGTATGGACGACAACTCAGAATGAGCTTATAGAATTCATTGCCGGAACCGTTGGCATAGGGGATGAAGAGTGGAAATTGCTCTCCAAGAAGAGATTCAGCGCTCAGTCCGCTGTGCTTGCAACGGGCTTGGTCATTATAGCCGATTGGATTGCCAGTAACAGTGATGCTGATATGTTTCCCTTAGTGCGGGTGCATCCTCTGTGGGACGATGATGAGCCTTTCGGCATGACAGAGCGAAAATACGATGATATTCAGTCATGGTCAGGGCTACAAAGAAGAGCGGAACGCGCATGGGCGTGTGTGCAATTGCCACATGCGTGGAAGCCGGCGAATATACCATCATCCTGCCAAGATCTTTTCTCGACTAGATTCAGACTGCCCGAAGGCGCGCAGCCGCGTCCTGTTCAAGAACAAGCTGTTCGTGTTGCTCGTGATACAGACGCTCGGGGACTGCTGATAATCGAAGCGCCGATGGGCGAGGGGAAGACTGAGGCCGCCCTCGCCGCTGCGGAAATCCTAGCGCAGCGTACAGGCAGGGGCGGCATATGCGTAGCGTTGCCGACGATGGCTACCACGGATGCCATGTTCTCACGAGTGCATCGGTGGCTGGATGCTTTGCCGTCCTGTGATTCTACGGATGAGAAAACGGTTTGGCTGGCACATGGCAAAGCAAAACTTAACGACGATTTCCAAGGCATTATCGCGGCTTCGCGTCGACATTTCTCTTCGGTTGGTCAGGATGATACCGATGAACCGTACTCAAGGAAACATGGTGAGATTTCTCCTGAAACCGTTGTCTCCGATTGGATATGGGGACGCAAGAAAGGAGCGCTCGCCAATTTTCTTGTGTGCACGGTCGATCAGGTGTTGATGGGCGCTCTGCAAATGAAGCATGTGGTGCTGCGTCAACTTGCGATGGCAAACAAGGTCGTCATCGTCGATGAATGCCATGCTTACGATGCGTATATGCGCGAGTATCTCAAGATGGCACTGGAATGGCTTGGTAGTACCAGAACTCCGGTCATTTTGTTATCTGCAACATTGCCGGAGAGCCAGCGCGAGGAAATGGCGAAGGCATATTTGAAAGGATGGAGGAACAGCAAGCTTGAGCTTCCGTCGGAAGCAAAGCGTGGAGGAATTCAGGAACTTAAAAGAAGGCAGCTTGCGGCGAAGAATGAGAAAGTATACGTCAACGAACCTAAATTGGTTCAAGAAAGGGGAATTTCATCTGTCCACAAGGTCTCGTCTGCGTATCCGGTGTTGACATACACTTCCGATACGGAAATCAAACACATGGATGTGAAACCTTCTGGCAGATCGATGAACGTGCGTTGCCAGATTGTTGATGACAGCGATGAAGCGCTGATTAGCTTACTTGATCGCCTACTTGAAGATGGCGGTTGTGTAGGAGTGATTTGCGATACGGTCGGTAGGGCACAGCATGCGGCGAAACTGCTAAGTGATTATTTCGGCAGTGAGTATGTGAAGTTGACACATTCGCGGTTCATGGATATCGACCGTATGTCCAATGAAGCCGAACTACGTCAGTTGCTAGGGCCGGATAGCACTGTTGGGAATGGCGAGCGTCCTCAACGTATGATCGTAGTTGGGACGCAAGTGCTGGAGCAGTCGTTGGATATTGATTTCGACACACTGGTGACGGATATCGCGCCGGTTGATTTGATTATGCAGCGTCTTGGAAGGGTGCATCGTCACAGGCGTGGTAACAACGAGTGCGACCGTCCAAGTCTCTTGCGGGAAGCGGCATGCTACATCCGAGGCATTGCATTCTGGAATGATAATGGCCCCGAGTTCGCTAAGGGGGTGGACGCGGTATATGACGTGGCCTCTCTGATGGAATCGCTTGCGGTTCTGGAATTGACTGGTTCTTCCGCTTTCTGCACGCAATGTTTGCCGAAGGACATAGCTCGTACCGTAAGGAATGCATATGGCAATGACGTTCGGAGCCTCGTGCCTACGGCGTGGAATATGCAATATGACAAAGGCTGCGAGGAGCGGGCGAACAAGCAAGAGAAGAAGAGAGCGGATGCTCACAGCTATCTCATTCAATCGGTAGCTGTCATGAATCGGAAACGCTCGCTGGTGGACTGGTTTTCTCCTCAGATCGATGAGACTGATGATGACAAGGGACAACGTGCCGTAAGAGATACGCAGGACACTGTGGAAGTGATGTTGCTCTGCAAACACGATGGAGAAGTGTGTTTGCTGCCTTGGATCGGTGATAAGCGTAACGGTATAGAACGAGGAGCGGTTATTCCTGTCGATACAGTTCCTTGTGATGATGTGGCTAAAGTTGCCGCGCAGTGTTCCGTGAGACTGCCCGTGGCGTTGTGTGCGCACGGGCGGATTGATTCGTTGATTGCTGCGCTGGAGGAAGGCTGTGGGACTGAGGCTGCGTATTGGCAGGAATCGCCTTGGCTTGCGGGAAAGCTTGCTTTGTTCCTTCATGAGGATGCGGAAAAGCATCTGTCCTCAGATGAATTGTGTGGATATACGATTTCGTATTCGCGTGGCGACGGATTGACATATACGAAGAAAGAGGATAATTGA